One part of the Odontesthes bonariensis isolate fOdoBon6 chromosome 15, fOdoBon6.hap1, whole genome shotgun sequence genome encodes these proteins:
- the zranb2 gene encoding zinc finger Ran-binding domain-containing protein 2 isoform X1 has product MSGKSFRVSDGDWICPDKKCGNVNFARRTSCNRCGREKTTEAKMMKAGGTEIGKTLAEKSRGLFSANDWQCKTCGNVNWARRSECNMCNTPKYAKLEERTGYGGGFNERENVEYIEREESDGEYDEFGRKKKKFRGKSNSTSSSKETEKKEVPKVEDEEEDDDDEDGDVSKYKLDDDEDDDDNKKKNKDDDDDDGDDDDDDEDGDLSKYDLVASDDEEKPAKKKDSRSGSSRSRSSSRSSSSSSRSRSRSRSRSSSSSRSGSRSRSHSRSSSRSGKGSSPRKRSRSPSSSPERKQKRSRSRSSSGGRKRRRSRSRSSERFGFLWNTTMALIITSHLLARLWDFRFTY; this is encoded by the exons ATGTCAGGAAAAAGTTTCCGAGTCAGCGATGGAGATTGGATTTGTCCAGATAAAAA GTGTGGAAATGTGAATTTTGCTCGgagaacaagctgcaacagATGTGGCAGAG AGAAAACCACAGAAGCAAAGATGATgaaagcaggaggaacagaAATTGGGAAAACTCTTGCTGAGAAGAGCAGAGGCCTCTTCAGTGCCAATGATTGGCAATGCAAAAC ATGTGGAAATGTGAACTGGGCTAGACGATCAGAATGCAACATGTGCAACACTCCGAAATATGCCAAGCTTGAAGAGAGAACAG GTTATGGTGGAGGTTTTAATGAAAGGGAAAATGTGGAGTATATTGAAAGGGAGGAATCTGATGGTGAATATGATGAG TTTGGTAGGAAAAAGAAGAAGTTCCGCGGGAAGAGCAACAGCACGTCATCCTCCAAAGAAACCGAAAAAAAGGAAGTACCAAAAGTTGAAGACGAGGAGGAAGATGATGATGACGAAGATGGTGACGTGTCTAAATACAAATTGGAC GACGACGAAGACGACGACGACaacaagaagaagaacaaagatgatgatgatgatgatggtgatgacgACGACGACGACGAAGATGGCGACCTGTCAAAGTACGACCTAGTTGCCAGTGATGATGAGGAAAAACCAGCTAAGAAAAAGGACAGCCGCTCCGGTTCGTCCCGCTCCCGTTCTTCCTCCCGCTCCTCCAGCTCCAGTTCTCGGTCGAGGTCCAG gtcCCGCTCTAGAAGCTCTTCCAGTTCCAGATCTGGATCTCGCTCGAGGTCTCACTCCAG ATCCAGCTCCAGGTCTGGAAAGGGCTCCTCTCCCCGGAAGAGGTCCCGCTCACCCTCCTCCTCACCTGAGAGGAAACAGAAGCGCAGTCGCTCCAGGTCCTCATCTGGAGGGAGAAAACGGAGGCGTTCTAGATCACGTTCGTCCGAAAGGTTTGGGTTTCTGTGGAATACCACAATGGCACTGATTATTACTAGCCATCTGTTGGCTCGCTTATGGGATTTCAGATTCACATACTGA
- the zranb2 gene encoding zinc finger Ran-binding domain-containing protein 2 isoform X2 has product MSGKSFRVSDGDWICPDKKCGNVNFARRTSCNRCGREKTTEAKMMKAGGTEIGKTLAEKSRGLFSANDWQCKTCGNVNWARRSECNMCNTPKYAKLEERTGYGGGFNERENVEYIEREESDGEYDEFGRKKKKFRGKSNSTSSSKETEKKEVPKVEDEEEDDDDEDGDVSKYKLDDDEDDDDNKKKNKDDDDDDGDDDDDDEDGDLSKYDLVASDDEEKPAKKKDSRSGSSRSRSSSRSSSSSSRSRSRSRSRSSSSSRSGSRSRSHSRSSSRSGKGSSPRKRSRSPSSSPERKQKRSRSRSSSGGRKRRRSRSRSSERRSGHSSGSSHSGSSSKKK; this is encoded by the exons ATGTCAGGAAAAAGTTTCCGAGTCAGCGATGGAGATTGGATTTGTCCAGATAAAAA GTGTGGAAATGTGAATTTTGCTCGgagaacaagctgcaacagATGTGGCAGAG AGAAAACCACAGAAGCAAAGATGATgaaagcaggaggaacagaAATTGGGAAAACTCTTGCTGAGAAGAGCAGAGGCCTCTTCAGTGCCAATGATTGGCAATGCAAAAC ATGTGGAAATGTGAACTGGGCTAGACGATCAGAATGCAACATGTGCAACACTCCGAAATATGCCAAGCTTGAAGAGAGAACAG GTTATGGTGGAGGTTTTAATGAAAGGGAAAATGTGGAGTATATTGAAAGGGAGGAATCTGATGGTGAATATGATGAG TTTGGTAGGAAAAAGAAGAAGTTCCGCGGGAAGAGCAACAGCACGTCATCCTCCAAAGAAACCGAAAAAAAGGAAGTACCAAAAGTTGAAGACGAGGAGGAAGATGATGATGACGAAGATGGTGACGTGTCTAAATACAAATTGGAC GACGACGAAGACGACGACGACaacaagaagaagaacaaagatgatgatgatgatgatggtgatgacgACGACGACGACGAAGATGGCGACCTGTCAAAGTACGACCTAGTTGCCAGTGATGATGAGGAAAAACCAGCTAAGAAAAAGGACAGCCGCTCCGGTTCGTCCCGCTCCCGTTCTTCCTCCCGCTCCTCCAGCTCCAGTTCTCGGTCGAGGTCCAG gtcCCGCTCTAGAAGCTCTTCCAGTTCCAGATCTGGATCTCGCTCGAGGTCTCACTCCAG ATCCAGCTCCAGGTCTGGAAAGGGCTCCTCTCCCCGGAAGAGGTCCCGCTCACCCTCCTCCTCACCTGAGAGGAAACAGAAGCGCAGTCGCTCCAGGTCCTCATCTGGAGGGAGAAAACGGAGGCGTTCTAGATCACGTTCGTCCGAAAG GCGCAGCGGCCACTCATCTGGATCCTCCCATTCTGGCTCCAGTTCAAAAAAGAAGTAA
- the ptger3 gene encoding prostaglandin E2 receptor EP3 subtype: MTIDSSDSLGSLTTTKTVEEMVGSNVSSLRESNITNNSNCGTVSVGFPITMMVTGMVGNSLALILVYISYRKKENRRKKSFLLCIGSLALTDLFGQLTTSPVVISVYRAGLKWELIDPSDKLCAYFGVCMTTFGLCALFLASAMAMERALAITNPHWYSNHMRTSVTKQTLAVIWCLVLLFALLPIAGIGKYTRQWPGTWCFISTGDSDVPGNMFFAITFAALGIFSLLVTLSCNVMTIRGLIIRCKTKSGTSQSSKQWERLTTETVIQLLGIMCVLIICWSPLLVLMLRMISSKVSSHECNPSLKPNHMSSRDVHLDCNFFLTAIRLASLNQILDPWVYLLLREILLRKFCIMANAVSNCSLEEKEKETQTALDALNKQDQDSSNLCKS; this comes from the exons ATGACTATAGACAGTTCTGATTCTCTCGGGAGCCTGACAACCActaaaacagtcgaagagatggTGGGCTCCAACGTCTCCAGTTTGCGCGAAAGCAATATCACCAATAATTCCAATTGTGGAACTGTATCTGTTGGATTCCCAATTACCATGATGGTGACTGGCATGGTTGGCAACTCTTTAGCTCTTATTCTGGTGTATATATCTTataggaaaaaggaaaatagaAGGAAAAAGTCTTTTTTGCTTTGTATTGGATCACTGGCGTTGACTGACCTGTTCGGGCAGCTTACGACAAGTCCAGTTGTGATATCAGTCTACCGGGCTGGTCTGAAATGGGAACTTATCGACCCATCTGACAAGCTATGCGCCTATTTTGGTGTGTGCATGACAACTTTTGGACTGTGCGCTCTCTTTTTGGCAAGTGCCATGGCGATGGAAAGGGCCTTGGCGATAACAAATCCCCACTGGTACTCGAATCACATGAGGACAAGTGTGACCAAGCAAACTTTGGCTGTCATATGGTGTCTGGTTTTGCTGTTTGCTTTGCTGCCCATTGCAGGGATCGGTAAATACACGCGCCAGTGGCCAGGCACCTGGTGCTTCATCAGCACGGGGGACAGCGATGTCCCGGGTAATATGTTTTTCGCCATCACTTTCGCTGCTCTTGGGATTTTCTCTCTGCTTGTGACACTCTCTTGCAATGTAATGACGATCCGGGGTTTAATTATCCGATGTAAAACAAAGTCTGGCACGTCTCAGTCTTCAAAGCAGTGGGAACGTCTCACCACGGAGACCGTCATACAGTTGTTAGGGATTATGTGCGTCCTGATTATATGCTGGTCTCCTCTTCTG GTGCTGATGCTGAGGATGATCTCCAGCAAGGTGTCCTCCCATGAATGTAATCCATCACTAAAGCCCAATCACATGTCCAGTCGGGATGTCCATCTAGACTGCAACTTCTTTCTGACAGCGATACGTCTGGCCTCGCTCAACCAGATCCTGGACCCGTGGGTCTATCTGCTCCTGCGTGAGATCCTCCTGCGCAAGTTCTGTATCATGGCTAACGCTGTCTCCAACTGCTCCCtcgaggagaaggagaaggagactCAGACAGCGCTGGATGCCCTTAACAAGCAGGACCAAGACAGCAGCAACCTTTGTAAATCATAA